A genomic window from bacterium includes:
- the ccoO gene encoding cytochrome-c oxidase, cbb3-type subunit II, whose amino-acid sequence MNFNSLYEKPVLFALAAVVVISIGTLVTTFIPLFLPSTQPANPLFKPYTAVETEGRDIYIREGCNNCHTQTVRPLRTEVARYGDYSRAEESAWDRPFLWGSRRTGPDLARVGGKYPDAWHYRHTPDPTSMFPASNMPGYTWLANTKLDTSLTARKVAVLGSGYDGPEVARQLADFRQTVTAPAYPSALVRSQVTPAPLQGEITELDAVVAYLQKLGRDLKASQASAAGPAAAEAAESKNPYAGKPAAEEEGKEIFEQNCRSCHGDHGAGGFGPKLATTRHKYGGTDADLFASIAGGRPGGMPAFLPPLGKDRIWKAVAYIRHLEREGR is encoded by the coding sequence CCCCTCTTCCTCCCGTCGACGCAGCCGGCGAACCCCCTCTTCAAGCCGTACACGGCCGTCGAGACGGAAGGGAGGGACATCTACATCCGGGAAGGGTGCAACAATTGCCACACCCAGACGGTCCGGCCGCTTCGAACCGAGGTCGCCCGGTACGGCGACTATTCCAGGGCCGAGGAGTCGGCCTGGGACCGGCCGTTCCTCTGGGGTTCCCGCCGCACGGGGCCGGACCTGGCGCGCGTTGGGGGAAAGTACCCGGACGCGTGGCACTACCGCCACACCCCGGACCCGACGTCGATGTTCCCCGCTTCGAACATGCCGGGGTACACCTGGCTCGCGAACACGAAGCTCGACACCTCCCTCACCGCAAGGAAAGTGGCGGTTCTCGGATCCGGCTACGACGGGCCGGAGGTCGCCCGGCAGCTGGCCGATTTCCGGCAGACGGTCACCGCGCCGGCGTATCCTTCGGCGCTGGTGCGCTCCCAGGTGACGCCGGCCCCGCTCCAGGGGGAGATCACGGAACTCGACGCGGTGGTGGCATACCTCCAGAAGCTGGGGCGGGACCTCAAGGCGTCGCAGGCATCCGCCGCGGGGCCCGCGGCCGCCGAAGCGGCGGAGTCGAAGAACCCGTACGCGGGGAAGCCCGCGGCCGAGGAGGAAGGCAAGGAGATCTTCGAACAGAATTGCCGAAGCTGCCACGGTGACCATGGGGCCGGAGGGTTCGGACCGAAGCTGGCCACGACGAGGCACAAGTACGGCGGAACGGACGCCGACCTGTTCGCCTCCATAGCGGGGGGACGCCCGGGAGGGATGCCCGCGTTCCTTCCGCCGCTGGGAAAGGACCGGATATGGAAGGCGGTCGCCTATATCCGTCACCTTGAGCGGGAAGGCCGATGA
- a CDS encoding cbb3-type cytochrome c oxidase subunit 3: protein MTPRALAYLLFTLVLAGVFAGIIAYYFNRKRYERVEAPKHRMLADDDPPPGSAGDGREG from the coding sequence ATGACGCCGCGCGCCCTGGCGTACCTCCTCTTCACGCTGGTCCTCGCCGGGGTCTTCGCCGGAATCATCGCGTATTACTTCAACCGGAAGCGGTACGAGCGCGTGGAAGCCCCGAAGCACCGGATGCTGGCCGACGACGATCCGCCGCCCGGATCCGCGGGCGACGGCCGGGAGGGATGA